The window AGCGGCATCGGATTGCGCGCTGCATTCGTCAATGGTCTCGGCGAGCGAACCGCGCTCACGCTGGCGAAGCGCGTCGACTGGCGTGGGTGGCAGCGGCGCACGATCGTGATTCCGGGCTTAGTGAATCCACCGATTCACCTGGTCTCGCTCTACGCCGTCAATTCGCTCGGAACGCCTACGGTACACGCGGCCGGAAACATCGGCTTTCGCAATCCGACCGTTATTCTTCCGGGAACGCCGTGAAGCGCCGAGACGCGCTGGCAACGATTGCCTCCACCCTGATCGCTGCGTCACCGCATGCGGTGCGTGCAGAAGCGAGCGGCGTCCCGGTCTTCATGTATCATCACGTCAACAACACGATTCCGAGCAGTCCGCTCGCACTCGGTCTCACGTTGCCGACCGGATCATTCGAAGCGCAGCTGCGCTATCTCGCAAGCCACAAGATCGCGACGCTTACGGCCGGTGAGCTTGCCGACGCGCTCTCGCGCGACGAACATCCTACACGCACTGTCGTCCTCACGTTTGATGACGGATATGAAGACAGCTCCACCGTGATCGCGCCGCTCTTAGCGCGCTACGGCGCACGTGCAACATTCTTCGTCAATGCCGGAACGATCGAACACCGCAATCATTTGAGTTGGCGCGAGATGCGCGCGTTACGCGCGGCGGGCTGCGAAATCGGCG of the Candidatus Baltobacteraceae bacterium genome contains:
- a CDS encoding polysaccharide deacetylase family protein, yielding MKRRDALATIASTLIAASPHAVRAEASGVPVFMYHHVNNTIPSSPLALGLTLPTGSFEAQLRYLASHKIATLTAGELADALSRDEHPTRTVVLTFDDGYEDSSTVIAPLLARYGARATFFVNAGTIEHRNHLSWREMRALRAAGCEIGAHGMHHLDLSTLDRDGQLHEAGDCVARIERFLGVRPVSYAYASGAYNKTTLDVMREIGIHSAWTEHVARAKDVRNPYEMPRLRITRDMTVDGFAALVSG